The window TGCTCGACGGGCAACGGTTGAACTACCAGGAGGCTGCCTCCTGATCGAGTGGGCCGAGGATCAGCATTTGTATATGACTGGCCCTGCGGAGCATGTCTTTGATGGAGTTTGGCGACTGAACGGGTAAGCACGGCTGCATGACTCCGCCAACGGTTCCCAATTTACTGCCCGCGATCGCCGCTAAAACGGTGTGTACCCAGGGATATCGCTTCTTTGTGGATGAGCAGGAAAGACGATTGCCCAGCGTCACGTCAATTTTGAATGCGACCAAGCCGATTGAAGCTCGCAAAGCCCTAGCCCGGTGGCGATCGCGCCTTGGCACAGAGGAGGCGACCCGTGTGGCTACCACCGCTAGCCGTCGGGGAACCCTCACCCATCACCAGATCAAAACCTATCTGCTGGGGCAAGAGAAGACCTGTCCCGATGCGGCTCAGCCCTATTGGAAGAGTCTTCGACCTGTGTTGCAGGACTTAGACGACGTTCGCCTCGTGGAAAACTTTGTCTTCCATTATGATTTGGGCTATGCCGGACGGGTCGATTGTCTCGCCAGCTACCAGGGACAGTCGTGCCTCTGCGACTGGAAAACGGCTGATCGCCCTAAGGGGAGCCTTGA is drawn from Synechococcales cyanobacterium T60_A2020_003 and contains these coding sequences:
- a CDS encoding PD-(D/E)XK nuclease family protein yields the protein MTPPTVPNLLPAIAAKTVCTQGYRFFVDEQERRLPSVTSILNATKPIEARKALARWRSRLGTEEATRVATTASRRGTLTHHQIKTYLLGQEKTCPDAAQPYWKSLRPVLQDLDDVRLVENFVFHYDLGYAGRVDCLASYQGQSCLCDWKTADRPKGSLERLYDAPIQLAAYCGAVNHCYGDHGIQVQSALLVVALPDTEAEVFWLDADMMKQYWRQWHDRLQQFYSD